The Euphorbia lathyris chromosome 2, ddEupLath1.1, whole genome shotgun sequence genome includes a window with the following:
- the LOC136218500 gene encoding thylakoid lumenal 17.4 kDa protein, chloroplastic isoform X4, giving the protein MAILSLPLFHSQSQSTLSFRPFPSKSSCCQIICSDARKSELKLKLKEVSNVALGLLAAWAVTSASPVIAASQRLPPLSTEPDRCEKAFIGNTIGQANGVYDKPIDLRFCDYTNEKSNLKGKSLAAALMSDAKFDGADMSEVVMSKAYAVGASFKGTPAMTSRGCLESDFKTMAAFVLRAAHVKKRNHVKMIFLVDIPFTWLDQQKMRVFGAPESEAW; this is encoded by the exons ATGGCGATACTTTCACTTCCTCTCTTCCACTCCCAGTCCCAGAGCACCCTCTCTTTCCGGCCTTTTCCTTCAAAATCATCGTGTTGTCAAATCATCTGTTCCG ATGCCCGTAAATCGGAGTTGAAATTGAAGTTGAAggaagtttcaaatgttgcttTGGGGCTCCTTGCTGCTTGGGCTGTCACCTCTGCATCACCTGTAATTGCTGCTTCTCAG AGGCTACCGCCACTTTCAACGGAACCCGACCGTTGCGAGAAGGCATTTATTGGGAACACAATAGGGCAAGCAAATGGTGTTTACGACAAGCCAATTGATCTTCGGTTTTGTGATTATACAAATGAAAAATCAAATTTGAAGGGGAAATCTCTCGCAGCAGCACTTATGTCAGATGCCAAGTTTGATGGTGCTGATATGTCAGAAGTCGTTATGTCCAAGGCTTATGCTGTTGGAGCTAGCTTCAAGG GTACTCCTGCTATGACATCAAGAGGTTGCCTCGAATCTGATTTTAAAACAATGGCAGCCTTTGTTCTTAGAGCTGCACatgtaaagaaaagaaatcatgTTAAGATGATATTTTTGGTGGATATTCCATTTACTTGGCTAGATCAGCAGAAAATGAGAG TATTTGGAGCCCCAGAATCGGAAGCATGGTGA
- the LOC136218500 gene encoding uncharacterized protein isoform X2 codes for MAILSLPLFHSQSQSTLSFRPFPSKSSCCQIICSDARKSELKLKLKEVSNVALGLLAAWAVTSASPVIAASQRLPPLSTEPDRCEKAFIGNTIGQANGVYDKPIDLRFCDYTNEKSNLKGKSLAAALMSDAKFDGADMSEVVMSKAYAVGASFKGTPAMTSRGCLESDFKTMAAFVLRAAHVKKRNHVKMIFLVDIPFTWLDQQKMRVLHNVSTATYDILDCCL; via the exons ATGGCGATACTTTCACTTCCTCTCTTCCACTCCCAGTCCCAGAGCACCCTCTCTTTCCGGCCTTTTCCTTCAAAATCATCGTGTTGTCAAATCATCTGTTCCG ATGCCCGTAAATCGGAGTTGAAATTGAAGTTGAAggaagtttcaaatgttgcttTGGGGCTCCTTGCTGCTTGGGCTGTCACCTCTGCATCACCTGTAATTGCTGCTTCTCAG AGGCTACCGCCACTTTCAACGGAACCCGACCGTTGCGAGAAGGCATTTATTGGGAACACAATAGGGCAAGCAAATGGTGTTTACGACAAGCCAATTGATCTTCGGTTTTGTGATTATACAAATGAAAAATCAAATTTGAAGGGGAAATCTCTCGCAGCAGCACTTATGTCAGATGCCAAGTTTGATGGTGCTGATATGTCAGAAGTCGTTATGTCCAAGGCTTATGCTGTTGGAGCTAGCTTCAAGG GTACTCCTGCTATGACATCAAGAGGTTGCCTCGAATCTGATTTTAAAACAATGGCAGCCTTTGTTCTTAGAGCTGCACatgtaaagaaaagaaatcatgTTAAGATGATATTTTTGGTGGATATTCCATTTACTTGGCTAGATCAGCAGAAAATGAGAG TCCTTCACAACGTATCTACTGCAACTTATGACATCCTGGACTGTTGTTTGTGA
- the LOC136218500 gene encoding thylakoid lumenal 17.4 kDa protein, chloroplastic isoform X3 yields the protein MAILSLPLFHSQSQSTLSFRPFPSKSSCCQIICSDARKSELKLKLKEVSNVALGLLAAWAVTSASPRLPPLSTEPDRCEKAFIGNTIGQANGVYDKPIDLRFCDYTNEKSNLKGKSLAAALMSDAKFDGADMSEVVMSKAYAVGASFKGVDFSNAVLDRVNFGKANLQGAVFRNTLLSGSTFDLAQLADVVFEDTIIGYIDLQKLCTNTTIDSQGRAVLGCR from the exons ATGGCGATACTTTCACTTCCTCTCTTCCACTCCCAGTCCCAGAGCACCCTCTCTTTCCGGCCTTTTCCTTCAAAATCATCGTGTTGTCAAATCATCTGTTCCG ATGCCCGTAAATCGGAGTTGAAATTGAAGTTGAAggaagtttcaaatgttgcttTGGGGCTCCTTGCTGCTTGGGCTGTCACCTCTGCATCACCT AGGCTACCGCCACTTTCAACGGAACCCGACCGTTGCGAGAAGGCATTTATTGGGAACACAATAGGGCAAGCAAATGGTGTTTACGACAAGCCAATTGATCTTCGGTTTTGTGATTATACAAATGAAAAATCAAATTTGAAGGGGAAATCTCTCGCAGCAGCACTTATGTCAGATGCCAAGTTTGATGGTGCTGATATGTCAGAAGTCGTTATGTCCAAGGCTTATGCTGTTGGAGCTAGCTTCAAGG GTGTGGACTTTTCCAATGCTGTTTTAGATAGAGTGAACTTCGGAAAAGCTAACCTTCAAGGAGCTGTATTCAGGAACACTTTACTATCAGGCTCCACTTTCGATTTAGCTCAACTTGCTGATGTTGTTTTTGAGGACACCATAATAGGCTACATTGATCTGCAGAAGCTTTGTACCAATACCACTATTGATTCTCAAGGAAGAGCTGTTCTAGGATGCCGATGA
- the LOC136218500 gene encoding thylakoid lumenal 17.4 kDa protein, chloroplastic isoform X1, with product MAILSLPLFHSQSQSTLSFRPFPSKSSCCQIICSDARKSELKLKLKEVSNVALGLLAAWAVTSASPVIAASQRLPPLSTEPDRCEKAFIGNTIGQANGVYDKPIDLRFCDYTNEKSNLKGKSLAAALMSDAKFDGADMSEVVMSKAYAVGASFKGVDFSNAVLDRVNFGKANLQGAVFRNTLLSGSTFDLAQLADVVFEDTIIGYIDLQKLCTNTTIDSQGRAVLGCR from the exons ATGGCGATACTTTCACTTCCTCTCTTCCACTCCCAGTCCCAGAGCACCCTCTCTTTCCGGCCTTTTCCTTCAAAATCATCGTGTTGTCAAATCATCTGTTCCG ATGCCCGTAAATCGGAGTTGAAATTGAAGTTGAAggaagtttcaaatgttgcttTGGGGCTCCTTGCTGCTTGGGCTGTCACCTCTGCATCACCTGTAATTGCTGCTTCTCAG AGGCTACCGCCACTTTCAACGGAACCCGACCGTTGCGAGAAGGCATTTATTGGGAACACAATAGGGCAAGCAAATGGTGTTTACGACAAGCCAATTGATCTTCGGTTTTGTGATTATACAAATGAAAAATCAAATTTGAAGGGGAAATCTCTCGCAGCAGCACTTATGTCAGATGCCAAGTTTGATGGTGCTGATATGTCAGAAGTCGTTATGTCCAAGGCTTATGCTGTTGGAGCTAGCTTCAAGG GTGTGGACTTTTCCAATGCTGTTTTAGATAGAGTGAACTTCGGAAAAGCTAACCTTCAAGGAGCTGTATTCAGGAACACTTTACTATCAGGCTCCACTTTCGATTTAGCTCAACTTGCTGATGTTGTTTTTGAGGACACCATAATAGGCTACATTGATCTGCAGAAGCTTTGTACCAATACCACTATTGATTCTCAAGGAAGAGCTGTTCTAGGATGCCGATGA